From one Butyricimonas faecihominis genomic stretch:
- a CDS encoding energy transducer TonB, which produces MAKDINVNSVEWCDLIFEGKNKDYGAYELRKHSPRRHLTAYVVIIGCVVLAMVLPAFVRFLTPVKAQEKMVTVTELSDLKMDLPEVKEENKIVAVNVPPPPTLKTTIKFTAPVIKKDEEVREEDEIKTQDEVNQAKAAISVADVKGNDEENGKDIADLEDHKLIVASEDEVFQVVEQAPEYPGGMAALMKWIGKEIKYPSIAQEMNIEGRVIVQFVIGRDGSVRDVQVLRTVDPTLDKEAVRVVKAMRKWIPGRQRGEPVSVRFTLPITFKLQQ; this is translated from the coding sequence ATGGCAAAGGATATAAATGTAAATTCGGTAGAGTGGTGTGATCTGATATTCGAAGGAAAGAATAAGGATTATGGGGCTTACGAGTTGCGTAAACACTCACCCCGGCGTCACTTGACGGCCTATGTCGTGATTATAGGTTGTGTGGTTCTGGCAATGGTTCTTCCGGCTTTTGTTCGTTTTCTGACACCCGTTAAGGCGCAGGAAAAGATGGTTACGGTGACGGAATTGTCTGATTTGAAGATGGATTTGCCGGAGGTGAAGGAAGAGAACAAGATCGTGGCGGTGAATGTTCCGCCGCCACCGACGTTGAAGACAACGATTAAGTTCACGGCTCCCGTGATTAAGAAAGATGAAGAGGTTCGTGAGGAAGACGAGATTAAAACACAGGATGAGGTGAATCAGGCAAAAGCGGCGATTTCCGTGGCGGATGTGAAGGGTAATGACGAGGAAAACGGTAAGGATATTGCTGATCTGGAAGACCATAAATTGATCGTGGCAAGTGAAGATGAGGTCTTTCAAGTGGTGGAACAAGCTCCCGAATATCCGGGGGGTATGGCTGCCTTGATGAAATGGATCGGTAAAGAGATCAAGTATCCTTCTATTGCCCAAGAAATGAATATAGAGGGAAGAGTAATCGTACAATTCGTGATCGGACGGGACGGGTCGGTACGTGATGTACAAGTGTTGCGTACGGTCGACCCGACGCTGGATAAAGAAGCCGTTCGCGTGGTAAAGGCCATGCGTAAATGGATTCCCGGAAGACAGCGGGGTGAACCGGTTTCCGTGCGGTTCACTTTACCGATCACGTTTAAATTACAACAATAA
- a CDS encoding MATE family efflux transporter — protein MNFTSKQIWLINYPVMMSVLVEQLINITDAIFLGHIGETELGASAIAGMYYLSLYILGFGFSLGLQVMIARRNGERRPAETGKVFFQGLFFLTTLAISLVTLSKVFTPFILQHLLTSTEIYEAVIQYLDWRTFGLFFAFPMLAFRAFFVGITKTRVLTASAITLASMNVLLNYLLIFGAGKIPALGISGAAMASTISELGGLFVLVIYTRFKIDKRHYGLFPVFNQRLMGQLFRLSVWSMMHSFISVTPWFLFFILIEHLGITQLAIANIIRSISTIFFVIVSSFSTTTGSLVSNLAGAGERNQIMPLCRKIIRLGYLLGIPLIVIALLFPHVVMGIYTPDRQLVQLAFWPFVVMLSNYILSLPAHVFCNAVSGTGATRAAFIYQCITIAIYLIYLSCINRIGEIPLAVYWTSEHLYVLLLFLFSWFHLKRTNEKIIKL, from the coding sequence ATGAATTTTACAAGCAAACAAATCTGGCTCATCAACTATCCCGTGATGATGAGCGTGTTAGTCGAACAATTAATAAATATCACGGATGCCATATTCCTCGGGCATATCGGGGAAACAGAACTGGGAGCCTCCGCCATCGCGGGAATGTACTATCTCTCCCTCTACATATTGGGTTTCGGGTTCAGCCTCGGCCTACAAGTGATGATTGCTCGTCGGAATGGAGAACGGCGTCCCGCGGAAACAGGAAAAGTATTCTTTCAAGGACTATTTTTCCTGACCACACTCGCCATCTCGCTCGTTACTCTTTCCAAAGTTTTCACACCCTTCATCCTGCAACATCTGTTGACTTCGACAGAGATATACGAGGCTGTCATACAATATCTGGACTGGCGGACCTTCGGTCTGTTTTTCGCTTTCCCGATGTTGGCTTTCCGGGCATTCTTCGTGGGTATCACCAAAACCCGTGTACTTACCGCTTCTGCCATCACCCTAGCGAGCATGAACGTGTTGCTAAACTACCTGTTGATTTTCGGTGCCGGAAAAATTCCGGCTTTAGGAATATCGGGTGCAGCCATGGCATCCACGATCTCCGAACTCGGAGGGCTATTCGTGCTGGTGATCTACACCCGCTTCAAAATAGACAAACGGCATTACGGCCTTTTCCCCGTTTTCAACCAACGACTCATGGGACAACTATTCCGCCTGTCTGTCTGGAGCATGATGCACTCTTTTATCAGCGTGACCCCTTGGTTCCTTTTCTTTATCCTCATCGAACATCTCGGTATCACGCAACTGGCGATCGCCAATATCATTCGGAGCATCTCCACGATCTTTTTCGTCATCGTAAGTTCCTTCTCCACCACCACAGGATCACTCGTCAGTAATCTGGCGGGAGCCGGGGAAAGGAACCAGATCATGCCCTTGTGCCGAAAAATCATCCGCCTCGGTTACTTGCTTGGAATCCCGTTAATCGTGATTGCCCTGTTATTTCCCCACGTGGTCATGGGTATTTACACCCCCGACAGGCAACTCGTTCAACTAGCCTTTTGGCCCTTTGTCGTCATGTTGTCAAACTACATACTCTCCCTTCCCGCACACGTGTTCTGTAATGCAGTGTCAGGCACGGGAGCCACCCGTGCGGCATTTATCTACCAATGTATCACGATCGCCATATACCTTATTTACCTCTCCTGCATCAACCGAATCGGAGAGATCCCTTTAGCGGTGTACTGGACATCGGAGCATCTTTACGTACTCCTTCTTTTCCTTTTTTCATGGTTTCACCTAAAAAGAACAAACGAAAAAATCATAAAATTGTAA
- a CDS encoding DUF2867 domain-containing protein has product MLRSRLIKKYFPANYKDCFRDKIYRKPYMSVNELFNLMFSQYPKWIMRMYYIRNLIVKPFGVKINKSFANMVIEQNENEIIIGAKDKHLTFHVSLFCSDVKDKTQEVSITTIVKYENILGRIYFAAIWLFHRIIVSYLFKRAIKIHNT; this is encoded by the coding sequence ATGCTAAGAAGTAGGTTAATCAAAAAATATTTTCCAGCAAACTATAAGGATTGCTTTAGAGATAAAATATACAGAAAACCATATATGTCTGTAAATGAATTGTTCAATTTAATGTTTTCTCAATATCCAAAATGGATTATGAGGATGTATTATATACGCAACTTAATCGTAAAACCGTTTGGCGTAAAAATCAATAAATCATTTGCAAATATGGTTATAGAACAGAATGAAAATGAAATTATTATAGGAGCCAAAGATAAACATCTGACATTCCATGTATCTCTATTCTGCTCGGATGTTAAAGATAAAACACAGGAAGTCAGTATAACTACTATTGTGAAATACGAGAATATCTTAGGCAGGATATATTTTGCCGCAATATGGTTATTCCATAGAATTATAGTTTCTTATCTATTCAAACGGGCTATTAAAATACACAACACATAG
- a CDS encoding MotA/TolQ/ExbB proton channel family protein yields MKKTATKQGTRRSLGISAFPIIILCFILAMVIYHFVYGNPANFINNDPNNHPIQGNLLGTIYKGGIIVPVIQTLLFTVLTLSVERLIALKRAKGKKNLQQFVTKVKSDLEEGNIEAVRQACDEQKGTVANVIKSSLSTYSQVSACDTLSKEEKQLAVRKDLEEATMLELPTMEQNLGVIATITTLGTLMGLLGTVIGMIKSFAALSSAGGTDSIALSTGISEALVNTAFGIATGACAVIAYNFFTSKIDGITHSIDEIGAYLVQSFTIKQR; encoded by the coding sequence ATGAAAAAGACTGCAACAAAACAAGGAACAAGAAGAAGTTTAGGTATTTCTGCATTTCCGATAATCATTCTGTGTTTTATACTGGCAATGGTTATTTATCATTTCGTGTATGGTAATCCGGCTAATTTTATTAATAATGACCCGAATAATCATCCTATTCAGGGAAATTTACTAGGTACGATTTATAAAGGAGGGATCATCGTTCCGGTTATCCAGACTTTGTTATTTACGGTATTGACTTTAAGCGTGGAGCGGTTGATTGCCTTAAAAAGAGCAAAAGGGAAGAAGAATTTGCAACAATTCGTGACGAAGGTGAAGAGTGATCTTGAGGAGGGGAATATTGAGGCTGTTCGCCAAGCTTGTGACGAACAGAAAGGAACCGTGGCAAACGTGATTAAATCATCGCTTTCTACTTATTCACAGGTGTCAGCTTGTGACACGTTGTCGAAAGAAGAGAAACAGTTGGCAGTACGGAAAGATCTGGAAGAGGCTACCATGCTTGAGTTGCCGACGATGGAACAGAATCTGGGGGTAATAGCCACGATCACTACTTTAGGGACTTTGATGGGATTGCTCGGAACTGTAATCGGGATGATCAAGTCTTTCGCTGCATTATCTTCTGCCGGGGGAACGGATTCTATTGCCCTTTCTACCGGTATTTCGGAGGCGCTTGTGAACACGGCTTTCGGTATTGCAACCGGGGCGTGTGCTGTGATTGCTTACAATTTTTTCACCAGTAAGATAGACGGGATCACGCATAGTATTGACGAGATCGGGGCTTACTTGGTACAGAGTTTCACGATTAAACAACGCTAG
- a CDS encoding helix-turn-helix domain-containing protein — MKDVSLYESFLTELRKKIPQGAKLTNTLVDMLYIEREAVYRRLRGEVPFTFVEVMTVAKELGISLDNLTETDTCKSRPFQLKLVEYANPLDADFRMMQDFVEIFACAENEPDWEAGFSTNTLPKSFCYYYPGITRFYLFKWLYQYSNVDSVKPFREMVISDRLAKIQQDFLHGMRCVRSSFYILDHLVFHYLVTDMLFFASINLITPGELKELQEELMLLLEKLERFTAKGRHEDTGNEMYIYLSNINLDTSYCYVSSQNCHLSMLKAFTLNVISSFDLETFNRLKSWMNSLKRSSTLITVSGEKERVRFFNDQRQLVSDMTNTV, encoded by the coding sequence ATGAAAGATGTTTCACTGTATGAAAGTTTCCTGACGGAATTGCGAAAGAAAATCCCGCAAGGAGCTAAGTTGACAAATACCTTGGTCGATATGTTGTATATCGAGCGGGAGGCGGTTTATCGCCGATTGCGCGGAGAAGTCCCCTTCACGTTTGTGGAGGTTATGACTGTCGCCAAGGAATTGGGAATTTCTCTGGATAATCTGACGGAGACGGACACGTGCAAGAGCCGTCCGTTCCAATTGAAATTGGTGGAGTACGCGAACCCGCTTGACGCGGATTTCCGGATGATGCAGGATTTCGTCGAGATATTCGCTTGCGCGGAGAATGAACCGGACTGGGAGGCCGGTTTCTCGACGAATACCCTTCCCAAATCTTTTTGTTATTATTATCCCGGGATCACGCGTTTTTATTTGTTCAAGTGGTTGTATCAATATAGTAACGTGGATTCGGTGAAGCCTTTTCGGGAGATGGTAATTAGTGACCGGTTGGCCAAGATTCAACAGGATTTTTTACATGGGATGCGGTGTGTTAGATCCTCTTTTTATATTCTCGATCATTTGGTGTTTCACTATTTGGTGACGGATATGTTGTTTTTTGCCAGTATAAACCTGATCACGCCCGGGGAGTTGAAGGAGTTGCAGGAGGAGTTGATGTTACTGTTGGAGAAACTGGAGCGTTTTACGGCGAAAGGACGGCACGAGGACACGGGGAACGAGATGTATATCTATCTTTCTAATATTAATCTTGACACGAGTTATTGTTATGTGAGTAGTCAGAATTGTCATTTAAGTATGTTGAAGGCGTTCACGCTGAATGTAATATCATCTTTTGACTTGGAGACATTCAACCGGTTGAAAAGCTGGATGAACTCGTTGAAACGTTCGTCCACGCTGATCACGGTGAGCGGGGAGAAGGAACGGGTTCGTTTCTTTAATGACCAGCGCCAGTTGGTGTCGGACATGACGAACACGGTCTGA
- a CDS encoding ExbD/TolR family protein, producing the protein MAEIQQKDSGERKKGKQKKFSIRVDFTPMVDMNMLLITFFMLCTSMSKPQTMEISMPRKDLLNEQEQNKVKASKAMTILLGKEGRVYYYMGEPDYENPDMVQETDFSPNGLRAILLGRNQVVMQKIRELKQKKANLEISNEEYLKEAAEIRKDKDSPVILIKATDFANYKNLIDVLDEMQICNIGRYAIMDITPGDLRLLQDKTHDGYADDLKEVIEYRELKQ; encoded by the coding sequence ATGGCAGAAATACAACAAAAGGATAGCGGGGAACGCAAGAAAGGGAAACAGAAGAAATTCAGTATCCGGGTGGATTTTACGCCTATGGTGGATATGAATATGTTGTTGATTACTTTCTTCATGCTCTGCACGTCCATGAGTAAACCCCAGACAATGGAAATCAGTATGCCGAGGAAAGATTTGTTGAATGAGCAGGAGCAAAACAAGGTGAAGGCTTCCAAGGCAATGACTATTTTATTGGGTAAGGAGGGGAGAGTGTACTATTATATGGGAGAGCCGGACTACGAGAATCCCGATATGGTGCAAGAAACTGATTTTTCCCCGAACGGTTTGCGTGCAATCCTGTTAGGACGTAATCAGGTGGTGATGCAGAAGATCCGGGAATTGAAACAAAAGAAAGCAAACTTGGAGATCTCGAACGAGGAATATCTGAAAGAGGCTGCCGAGATCAGAAAAGATAAGGATTCTCCCGTTATATTGATCAAGGCTACCGATTTTGCGAATTACAAAAATTTGATTGATGTTCTTGATGAGATGCAGATATGTAATATCGGACGGTACGCGATCATGGATATAACTCCGGGGGATTTGCGATTGTTACAGGATAAGACACACGACGGGTATGCCGATGATTTGAAAGAAGTCATCGAGTACCGGGAGTTAAAACAATAA
- a CDS encoding alpha/beta hydrolase yields the protein MDTFYEEDILGEGFQRATISLRDDYEGRAIATLVRRLSDKGNGRSVLYIHGFNDYFFQREMACRFNEQGFHFYALDLRKYGRSWLPHQKFNDIRDLRAYFEEITFALQMIREEGSRTTVLLGHSTGGLIATLYAKENGDSSLFDGIMLNSPFFDFNKSWFVKKCIPFVALVGGFLPGIKIAGGFTEQYGKFLHRESRGEWEYNLAWKPHVAPRINLGWVRAIHKAQRELRQPFEVRKPVLVLHSERSVSNFSNEEQVQSRDAILNVRDIQQVARNIRGQVEIVSVLGGLHDLVLSCKEVRGKVYQIMFDWLERQNGTNDRNCLG from the coding sequence ATGGACACTTTTTACGAGGAAGATATATTGGGAGAGGGATTTCAACGAGCGACAATCTCTTTGCGCGATGATTACGAGGGACGGGCGATAGCCACGCTTGTTCGCCGTTTGTCGGATAAGGGAAACGGTCGGTCGGTGCTTTATATTCACGGTTTTAATGACTATTTCTTCCAACGGGAAATGGCTTGCCGTTTTAACGAGCAGGGATTTCATTTTTACGCGCTGGATTTACGAAAATACGGGCGTTCGTGGTTGCCTCATCAGAAATTTAATGACATCCGGGATCTTCGGGCTTATTTCGAGGAGATTACATTCGCTTTGCAAATGATTCGGGAGGAGGGAAGCCGGACAACCGTTTTGTTAGGACATTCCACGGGCGGGTTGATTGCCACGCTTTACGCTAAAGAAAACGGGGATAGTTCTCTTTTTGACGGCATCATGTTGAACAGTCCTTTCTTTGATTTTAATAAAAGTTGGTTTGTGAAGAAGTGTATCCCGTTTGTCGCATTGGTGGGTGGTTTTTTACCGGGGATAAAGATTGCCGGAGGATTCACGGAACAATATGGTAAATTCCTGCACCGGGAGAGTCGGGGAGAGTGGGAGTATAACTTGGCTTGGAAACCGCATGTTGCACCCCGGATTAATTTGGGATGGGTTCGGGCTATTCATAAAGCACAACGGGAGTTGAGGCAACCTTTTGAAGTACGAAAACCCGTGCTGGTTTTACATTCGGAGAGGTCTGTCTCGAATTTCTCGAATGAGGAACAAGTGCAGTCCCGCGATGCTATATTGAACGTGAGAGACATTCAGCAGGTAGCACGGAATATCCGGGGACAGGTGGAGATCGTGTCGGTCTTGGGTGGTCTGCACGATTTGGTTCTATCCTGCAAGGAGGTCCGGGGAAAGGTCTACCAGATCATGTTTGACTGGCTGGAGCGTCAGAATGGGACGAATGATCGTAATTGTTTAGGTTAA
- a CDS encoding MATE family efflux transporter: MRINSLYYKQNINIAFPIMLSLAGQAIVQMADNIMVGQLGAPELAAVSLAGAIIMNTMVVGMGIATGLTPLVGQAHALDDKERIAGFFQNSLLLNTTVSLVLTLFLFMLMPYLSMMGQPVEVVELCKGYYILTSFSVIPFILFMTFKQYMEGIGNTKVAMVITISCNLMNIFLNYIFIYGKFGAPFLGVAGAGLATLISRLMMPVAFFLYIHRSQIYSPVFRFFQFSNTSRRKIKQLLQVGYPIAGQMVVEFLSLSLITVMMGWLGTIALAANQIVMSMISLTFMISSGIAGASTILVSHEFGRGNIGKMRRYAHASLRLAVIFMAGAAVIYAFFGTPIASIFTPDPEVIKVARNLFFVVAVFEIFDGLQVTALGALRGITDVQRPMIYALVSYLFVAVPLAYIAGILLDFGAPGLLSGFCGGLMFAATLFIRRFNKSVRNIRQQRVTNL; the protein is encoded by the coding sequence ATGAGAATTAACTCACTGTATTACAAACAGAACATCAACATCGCCTTCCCGATCATGCTATCATTAGCCGGTCAGGCGATCGTACAAATGGCAGATAACATCATGGTAGGACAACTTGGTGCCCCAGAATTGGCAGCCGTGTCATTAGCGGGAGCAATTATCATGAACACGATGGTTGTCGGCATGGGGATTGCCACCGGCCTAACCCCACTTGTGGGCCAAGCTCATGCGCTTGATGATAAAGAACGTATAGCCGGATTTTTCCAAAATTCACTTCTACTGAACACAACCGTGTCACTCGTACTCACCCTTTTCTTGTTCATGCTCATGCCCTACCTTTCCATGATGGGACAACCCGTGGAAGTTGTAGAATTATGCAAAGGATATTATATCCTGACCTCATTCTCGGTCATCCCGTTCATTCTGTTCATGACATTCAAACAATACATGGAAGGAATTGGAAACACGAAGGTAGCCATGGTGATCACGATTTCATGCAATTTGATGAATATTTTCCTGAACTACATATTTATATATGGTAAATTCGGTGCGCCATTCCTTGGGGTAGCGGGTGCGGGACTAGCGACATTAATCTCCCGCCTGATGATGCCTGTTGCTTTTTTTCTCTACATCCATCGTTCCCAAATATATAGCCCCGTATTTCGTTTTTTTCAATTTAGCAACACGAGCCGTCGAAAAATCAAACAACTATTACAAGTTGGCTACCCCATAGCCGGACAAATGGTCGTGGAATTTCTATCCCTCAGCCTCATCACAGTCATGATGGGATGGTTAGGCACCATTGCCCTCGCGGCAAATCAAATTGTCATGTCCATGATTTCCCTTACATTCATGATCTCCAGCGGAATCGCCGGAGCCTCAACCATACTTGTCAGTCATGAATTCGGGCGAGGAAATATCGGGAAAATGCGTCGTTACGCCCATGCTTCTCTCCGCCTTGCCGTTATTTTCATGGCCGGAGCAGCCGTGATCTACGCCTTTTTCGGGACCCCCATCGCGTCCATTTTCACCCCTGATCCCGAGGTGATAAAAGTAGCTCGCAACCTATTCTTCGTGGTCGCCGTGTTTGAAATCTTCGACGGATTACAGGTAACTGCACTCGGAGCCTTGCGAGGTATCACCGATGTGCAGCGTCCCATGATCTATGCCCTCGTATCCTATCTATTTGTCGCCGTACCGCTAGCATATATTGCCGGCATCTTGCTCGACTTCGGGGCTCCCGGCCTACTCTCCGGATTCTGTGGCGGCCTCATGTTTGCTGCCACCCTCTTCATTCGTAGATTCAATAAATCAGTGAGAAACATTCGCCAGCAGCGAGTTACAAACTTATAG
- a CDS encoding ExbD/TolR family protein, with product MSQKIKKKSTFIDMTAMSDVTVLLLTFFMLTSTFIQKEPVQVNPPQSVSEIKIPESNIVSILVEPTGKVFMGLDKPQDRIEVLKKMGESYQIEFSDQELKKFSLCNSFGVPIQGMKQFLALSSEEQDKVIMNYGIPCDSTNNQFKSWMQFAREVNKDLVIAIKADQKTPYPLIKDIMATLQNLRENRYNLITSLRNMPEV from the coding sequence ATGAGTCAGAAAATTAAAAAGAAATCAACGTTTATCGACATGACGGCCATGAGCGACGTGACGGTACTGTTGTTGACGTTTTTCATGCTGACTTCCACGTTTATCCAGAAAGAACCGGTGCAGGTGAACCCGCCGCAGTCGGTTTCCGAGATCAAGATTCCCGAATCAAATATCGTCTCTATTTTAGTCGAGCCAACGGGAAAGGTGTTCATGGGACTGGATAAACCACAGGATCGTATCGAGGTGTTGAAAAAGATGGGGGAGAGTTATCAGATTGAATTTTCGGATCAGGAATTGAAAAAATTCAGTCTGTGTAATTCATTCGGGGTGCCTATTCAGGGGATGAAACAATTCTTGGCATTATCGTCGGAAGAACAGGATAAAGTGATCATGAATTATGGAATCCCTTGTGATAGCACGAATAACCAGTTTAAATCGTGGATGCAATTTGCCCGGGAGGTGAACAAGGACTTGGTGATCGCTATCAAGGCGGATCAGAAAACTCCTTACCCGTTGATTAAGGATATTATGGCAACGTTGCAGAATCTGCGAGAGAATCGTTATAACTTGATTACCTCGTTGCGTAATATGCCGGAGGTATGA
- a CDS encoding TetR/AcrR family transcriptional regulator — translation MKKVEKKQWFIIGLQIIENEGISKITIDNLCALLKITKGAFYHHFKNIDGYIDALMTFWVKENTLTFIENAEKLVSATEKLYSLAQMSASSEYKCEGRIRAWSYTNNIVQGYVAQVDKLRLDYLIKLGQDCGYTLEYARKVATIQYALLIGLQHICSEIPTYDFKELQSMLLEKFEVKQ, via the coding sequence ATGAAGAAAGTAGAAAAAAAACAATGGTTCATTATTGGACTCCAAATTATAGAGAATGAGGGTATTTCAAAAATTACAATAGACAACTTATGTGCGTTGTTGAAAATCACAAAAGGAGCGTTCTATCATCATTTCAAAAATATAGATGGATATATAGATGCGCTTATGACTTTTTGGGTTAAAGAAAATACACTTACATTCATTGAGAATGCAGAAAAACTGGTCAGTGCAACAGAAAAGCTGTATTCTTTAGCTCAAATGTCTGCCTCTTCCGAATATAAATGTGAGGGGCGTATTAGGGCGTGGAGCTACACTAATAACATAGTACAGGGATATGTAGCACAAGTAGATAAATTGAGATTGGATTATTTAATTAAATTAGGTCAAGATTGCGGTTATACATTAGAATATGCACGTAAAGTAGCAACTATTCAATATGCCCTACTTATTGGACTTCAACATATTTGTTCTGAAATTCCCACTTACGATTTTAAAGAACTTCAAAGTATGCTCTTAGAGAAATTTGAAGTAAAACAATAG
- a CDS encoding RNA recognition motif domain-containing protein, which translates to MNIYISNLSYDVNDSDLRELFEEYGEVSSAKVIMDRETGRSRGFGFVEMSDDTQGQKAIDELNQAEYDGKVINVNVAKPRTDRPAGGRGGFNRNGGGRDRRSNGGGRSFEKRF; encoded by the coding sequence ATGAACATTTACATTTCAAATTTAAGTTACGACGTGAATGATAGTGACTTAAGAGAGTTATTCGAAGAGTACGGTGAAGTTTCTTCAGCAAAAGTTATCATGGATAGAGAAACCGGAAGATCAAGAGGTTTCGGATTCGTGGAAATGTCTGATGACACCCAAGGACAAAAAGCTATTGATGAATTGAATCAAGCTGAATATGACGGTAAAGTTATCAACGTGAACGTTGCCAAACCGAGAACCGATCGTCCGGCTGGTGGTCGCGGTGGTTTTAACCGTAACGGTGGCGGTCGTGATCGTCGCAGTAACGGTGGTGGTCGTAGTTTCGAGAAAAGATTCTAA
- a CDS encoding PstS family phosphate ABC transporter substrate-binding protein — protein MNIRIGFWLLCLISLVACKGKTSGVQDTLFSGVIRVAVDETLSPLAEDEIAVFEAQYNQTGIVPIYTSEVDAITLLLRDSVRWVLATRPLSGDELESFHSNKFFPESIKIATDGVALIVNRQNADSIFNVSTLKKIFSGEITRWNQLSADSKLGEIQVVFDHRNSSTVRYVLDSICGWGNLSDRCHAAGTNRDVIEYVTRTPGAMGVIGVNWISDEQDSLCRDFRKEIQVARISRAELPTYGNSYQPYQYYLYTGQYPLSRDIYILLNDPRSALPTGLTSFFAGARGQRIILKAGLLPATMPVNIVNVRDQL, from the coding sequence ATGAATATTCGAATCGGCTTTTGGCTGTTATGCCTGATCTCCCTTGTGGCTTGTAAAGGGAAAACTTCAGGAGTACAAGATACCTTGTTTAGCGGGGTAATTCGAGTTGCAGTCGACGAAACGCTGTCTCCCTTGGCCGAGGATGAGATTGCAGTTTTTGAAGCGCAATATAATCAGACAGGTATCGTCCCGATATATACGAGTGAAGTGGATGCAATAACCCTGTTGTTACGCGACAGCGTGCGCTGGGTGTTGGCCACACGCCCTTTATCGGGGGACGAATTAGAGTCATTCCACAGCAATAAGTTTTTTCCGGAGTCCATCAAGATAGCTACTGATGGTGTTGCTTTGATTGTAAACAGGCAAAATGCCGATTCGATATTTAATGTGAGTACTTTAAAGAAAATATTTTCCGGAGAGATAACACGTTGGAACCAATTGTCGGCGGATTCGAAATTGGGTGAAATACAAGTTGTGTTTGACCACCGGAATTCCAGCACAGTACGTTACGTGCTGGATTCAATATGCGGGTGGGGTAACTTGTCTGATCGATGTCATGCCGCCGGAACGAATCGGGATGTCATCGAGTATGTTACTCGAACTCCCGGTGCTATGGGGGTAATCGGGGTCAATTGGATTAGTGACGAACAGGATTCTTTATGCCGGGATTTTCGAAAAGAGATACAGGTGGCACGGATCAGTCGTGCGGAGTTACCTACTTACGGGAATAGTTACCAGCCTTACCAGTATTACCTCTACACGGGGCAATATCCATTGTCTCGTGATATATATATTTTACTGAATGATCCCCGGAGCGCACTCCCAACCGGGTTAACCTCCTTTTTTGCAGGAGCAAGAGGACAGCGAATCATTTTGAAAGCCGGATTGTTACCTGCCACGATGCCTGTGAATATCGTGAACGTGAGGGACCAACTTTAA